In a single window of the Nilaparvata lugens isolate BPH chromosome 1, ASM1435652v1, whole genome shotgun sequence genome:
- the LOC111064224 gene encoding uncharacterized protein LOC111064224 → MARLMTCVVPVAIIAVAVMVACQLETAHGQPLWFDQLLEPYNSYYQERPYYQERPYYQQRQPTYQRTRQQGARQLGGKERYKKLCRVISGDNYAFPGSVPYPSSPFCPY, encoded by the coding sequence ATGGCTCGCCTGATGACGTGCGTTGTGCCAGTGGCCATCATCGCAGTGGCAGTGATGGTTGCGTGCCAGCTGGAGACAGCGCACGGTCAGCCGCTGTGGTTCGACCAGCTGTTGGAGCCCTACAACAGCTACTACCAGGAGCGACCCTACTACCAGGAGCGGCCTTACTACCAGCAGCGGCAGCCGACCTACCAGCGGACGCGGCAGCAGGGCGCCAGGCAGCTTGGCGGCAAGGAGCGATACAAGAAGCTGTGTCGTGTCATCAGCGGAGACAACTACGCGTTTCCCGGCAGCGTACCTTACCCATCGTCACCTTTCTGTCCCTACTGA